A section of the Streptomyces sp. NBC_00178 genome encodes:
- a CDS encoding Gfo/Idh/MocA family protein: MRIGLIGTGRIGSFHAGVLARHPGVGSLVVADPDAVRAAEVAERTGAGALASAEDVFGAGVDAVVITSATSAHADLIGRAARAGLPAFCEKPVALDLRGTLGALHEVERAGSVLQLGFMRRFDAGYAAARTAVRSGALGRLHTVRASTSDPAPPPAAYLPLSGGLFRDCLVHDFDILRWVTGREVTEVYATGSDAGPAMFRAAGDVDTAAALLTLDDGTLATATATRCNGAGYDVRMELAGELDQIAVGLGDRTPLTSAEPSGPPAPAKPWPGFLERFAPAYAAELDAFLGVVRGERANPCDGREALHALRVAEACELSRREHRPVRMTEIPGV; encoded by the coding sequence ATGCGCATCGGACTCATCGGCACGGGCAGGATCGGTTCCTTCCACGCGGGCGTCCTGGCACGCCACCCGGGCGTCGGTTCCCTCGTGGTCGCCGACCCCGATGCCGTCCGGGCCGCGGAGGTCGCGGAGCGCACCGGCGCCGGCGCACTCGCCTCCGCCGAGGACGTCTTCGGCGCGGGGGTCGACGCCGTGGTGATCACCTCGGCGACCTCGGCCCACGCGGATCTCATCGGACGGGCGGCGCGTGCGGGCCTGCCCGCCTTCTGCGAGAAGCCGGTCGCGCTGGACCTGCGGGGAACCCTGGGCGCTCTGCACGAGGTCGAGCGTGCGGGGAGCGTCCTCCAGCTGGGATTCATGCGCAGGTTCGACGCGGGGTACGCCGCCGCGCGGACCGCGGTGCGGAGCGGGGCCCTGGGCCGGCTGCACACCGTACGGGCGTCGACCTCCGACCCCGCTCCCCCGCCCGCCGCCTATCTCCCGCTCTCCGGAGGGCTGTTCAGGGACTGCCTCGTCCACGACTTCGACATCCTGCGCTGGGTGACGGGCCGTGAGGTGACGGAGGTGTACGCCACCGGGTCGGACGCGGGCCCCGCCATGTTCCGCGCGGCCGGCGACGTGGACACGGCGGCGGCGCTGCTGACGCTGGACGACGGCACGCTCGCCACCGCGACCGCCACCCGCTGCAACGGCGCCGGTTACGACGTGCGCATGGAACTGGCGGGCGAGCTGGACCAGATCGCCGTCGGTCTCGGCGACCGCACCCCCCTCACGTCCGCGGAGCCGTCCGGCCCGCCCGCCCCGGCGAAGCCGTGGCCGGGCTTCCTGGAGCGGTTCGCCCCGGCGTACGCGGCCGAGCTGGACGCGTTCCTCGGCGTGGTGCGCGGGGAACGCGCGAACCCGTGCGACGGCCGCGAGGCGCTGCACGCGCTGCGCGTCGCCGAGGCGTGCGAGCTGTCGCGCCGTGAGCACCGCCCCGTCCGGATGACGGAGATCCCCGGCGTCTGA
- a CDS encoding GntR family transcriptional regulator — protein sequence MPRPAADSAALGLGVDRTSPVPLYHQLAQQLEAAVEQGRLAPGSLLGNELELAARLGLSRPTVRQAIQSLVDKGLMVRRRGVGTQIVHSRIRRPLELSSLYDDLETAGRQPTTRVLRNTVEPAGPEVAAALGVDEGRDVHLVERVRYANGEPVALLRNHLPPRLLDLGSARLEATGLYRMMRGAGITLHSARQTIGARAATADEGEALSEPVGAPLLTMERTTFDDGGRAVEFGSHVYRASRYTFEFQLLVRP from the coding sequence GTGCCCAGACCCGCCGCCGACTCCGCCGCCCTGGGGCTAGGCGTGGACCGCACCAGCCCCGTGCCGCTCTACCACCAACTGGCCCAGCAACTGGAGGCGGCCGTCGAGCAGGGCCGGCTCGCGCCCGGCAGCCTCCTCGGCAACGAACTCGAGCTCGCCGCCCGGCTCGGGCTCTCCCGGCCCACCGTCCGCCAGGCGATCCAGTCGCTCGTCGACAAGGGCCTCATGGTGCGCCGACGCGGTGTCGGAACCCAGATCGTGCACAGCCGCATCAGGCGCCCACTCGAGCTGAGCAGCCTGTACGACGACCTGGAGACCGCCGGCCGGCAGCCCACCACCCGGGTCCTGCGCAACACGGTCGAGCCGGCCGGGCCGGAGGTCGCGGCAGCGCTCGGTGTCGACGAGGGACGTGACGTGCATCTCGTCGAGCGGGTGCGGTACGCGAACGGCGAGCCCGTGGCCCTGCTGCGCAACCACCTCCCGCCGCGGCTGCTCGACCTCGGCTCCGCGCGGCTGGAGGCGACCGGCCTCTACCGGATGATGCGCGGCGCGGGGATCACCCTGCACAGCGCCCGCCAGACCATCGGCGCCCGGGCCGCCACCGCCGATGAGGGCGAAGCCCTGTCGGAACCGGTGGGGGCCCCGCTGCTCACGATGGAACGCACCACCTTCGACGACGGCGGCCGGGCGGTCGAGTTCGGCTCACACGTCTACCGGGCCTCGCGGTACACCTTCGAGTTCCAGCTGCTCGTGCGCCCCTGA
- a CDS encoding substrate-binding domain-containing protein, with protein MARVRTGVRAMGAVLAAVLAASLAGCSSTGGKRAEERAARQAAEGRSAVNTPRWTFAMVTHSGDGDTFWDIVQSGAEMAARKDNINFLYSHSAEGQQQAELVQTAIDKKVDGLVVSLAKPDSLKAVVAKAVKAGIPVITVNSGSAESKAFGALTHIGQDESIAGEAVGDELGKRGRKKALCVLHEQGNVGHEQRCAGAKKTFDGTMENLYVDGTNLPDVQASIEAKLGADKSIDAVVTLGAPFAAAAVKAKKTAGSKAEIDTFDLNASVAAGLQDDSLGFAVDQQPYLQGYEAVDLLWLYRYNQNVLGGGLPVLTGPQIITADDADALAEYAKRGTR; from the coding sequence GTGGCAAGGGTTCGGACAGGGGTACGCGCGATGGGCGCCGTGCTGGCAGCGGTACTGGCGGCCTCCCTCGCGGGATGCAGCAGCACCGGCGGCAAGCGGGCGGAGGAGCGCGCGGCCAGGCAGGCCGCCGAGGGTCGGTCCGCGGTGAACACGCCCCGCTGGACGTTCGCCATGGTCACCCACTCGGGTGACGGCGACACCTTCTGGGACATCGTCCAGAGCGGTGCCGAGATGGCGGCCCGCAAGGACAACATCAACTTCCTGTACTCGCACAGCGCCGAGGGGCAGCAGCAGGCCGAGCTCGTCCAGACCGCGATCGACAAGAAGGTCGACGGCCTGGTCGTCTCGCTCGCCAAGCCCGACTCGCTGAAGGCGGTCGTGGCCAAGGCCGTCAAGGCGGGCATCCCCGTGATCACGGTGAACTCCGGATCGGCCGAGTCCAAGGCATTCGGCGCGCTCACCCACATCGGCCAGGACGAGTCCATCGCGGGCGAGGCCGTCGGGGACGAGCTCGGCAAGCGTGGCCGGAAGAAGGCGCTGTGCGTCCTGCACGAGCAGGGCAACGTCGGCCACGAGCAGCGGTGCGCCGGGGCCAAGAAGACCTTCGACGGGACGATGGAGAACCTCTACGTCGACGGCACGAACCTGCCCGACGTCCAGGCGTCCATCGAGGCCAAGCTCGGCGCGGACAAGAGCATCGACGCCGTCGTCACGCTCGGCGCCCCCTTCGCCGCCGCGGCCGTCAAGGCGAAGAAGACCGCGGGCAGCAAGGCCGAGATCGACACCTTCGACCTCAACGCGAGCGTCGCCGCCGGACTGCAGGACGACTCGCTGGGCTTCGCCGTCGACCAGCAGCCCTACCTCCAGGGCTACGAGGCCGTCGACCTGCTCTGGCTCTACCGCTACAACCAGAACGTGCTCGGCGGCGGCCTGCCCGTCCTGACCGGCCCGCAGATCATCACCGCCGACGACGCCGACGCCCTGGCGGAGTACGCGAAGCGGGGAACCCGATGA
- a CDS encoding ABC transporter permease, protein MTATGQPTVPRTDERLLHTSMLRKLLGRPELGSVVGAVAVFLFFAIVADSFLRPSSLGTVLYAASTIGIMAVPVALLMIGGEFDLSAGVMVTSSALISSIFSYQLTANVWTGVFVSLLVTLGFGAFNGFMLTRTKLPSFIITLGTFLMLTGLNLGFTKLLSDTVSTKAIGDMEGFDSARKVFASYLTIGGVELKVTILWWVVLIAVATWILIRTRFGNWIFAVGGQADAARAVGVPVIRTRIGLYLGVAFAAWISGQHLLFSYDVVQSGEGVGNELIYIIAAVIGGCLITGGYGSGIGSAIGALIFGMTSKGIVYAEWNPDWFKFFLGAMLLLATLLNAWVRKRAEATT, encoded by the coding sequence ATGACCGCGACCGGTCAACCGACGGTGCCCCGTACCGACGAACGCCTGCTCCACACCTCGATGCTGCGCAAGCTGCTCGGCCGGCCCGAGCTCGGCTCGGTCGTCGGGGCCGTGGCCGTCTTCCTGTTCTTCGCGATCGTGGCCGACAGCTTCCTGCGGCCGTCCAGCCTGGGCACCGTCCTGTACGCGGCCTCGACCATCGGCATCATGGCCGTACCGGTGGCCCTGCTGATGATCGGCGGCGAGTTCGACCTCTCCGCCGGTGTGATGGTGACCAGCTCGGCGCTGATCTCGTCGATCTTCAGCTACCAGCTGACCGCCAACGTCTGGACGGGCGTCTTCGTCTCGCTGCTCGTCACCCTCGGCTTCGGCGCATTCAACGGCTTCATGCTGACCCGCACCAAACTCCCGAGCTTCATCATCACGCTCGGCACGTTCCTGATGCTGACCGGGCTCAACCTGGGCTTCACCAAGCTCCTCAGCGACACGGTCTCGACCAAGGCCATCGGCGACATGGAGGGCTTCGATTCGGCCCGCAAGGTCTTCGCGTCCTACCTCACCATCGGCGGCGTCGAGCTGAAGGTCACCATCCTGTGGTGGGTGGTGCTCATCGCCGTCGCCACCTGGATCCTGATCCGCACCCGCTTCGGGAACTGGATCTTCGCGGTCGGCGGCCAGGCCGACGCGGCCCGCGCGGTCGGTGTCCCGGTGATCCGCACCCGCATCGGGCTCTATCTCGGTGTCGCCTTCGCCGCCTGGATCTCCGGGCAGCACCTGCTGTTCTCCTACGACGTCGTGCAGTCCGGCGAAGGCGTCGGCAACGAGCTGATCTACATCATCGCGGCCGTCATCGGCGGCTGCCTGATCACCGGCGGCTACGGCTCCGGCATCGGATCGGCCATCGGCGCCCTCATCTTCGGCATGACCAGCAAGGGCATCGTGTACGCGGAGTGGAACCCCGACTGGTTCAAGTTCTTCCTGGGGGCGATGCTGCTCCTGGCCACCCTGCTCAACGCATGGGTACGCAAGCGCGCGGAGGCGACGACATGA
- a CDS encoding ATP-binding cassette domain-containing protein, translated as MTATQAPAPRDPAGPALIQLDDVSKFYGNIKALEDVSLEVRAGEISCVLGDNGAGKSTLIKIIAGLHKHDAGTFLIEGQETTLANPRDALDRGIATVYQDLAVVPLMPVWRNFFLGSEPTKGTGPLKRLDVRRMRETTRAELLRMGIDLRDVDQPIGTLSGGERQCVAIARAVYFGAKVLVLDEPTAALGVKQSGVVLKYVAAARDAGLGVVLITHNPHHAYLVGDRFVLLKRGAMSGSHTRDDVTLDELTRQMAGGSELEELSHELERAPAPDLHGPRRTGEDAP; from the coding sequence ATGACGGCCACCCAGGCGCCCGCACCCCGGGACCCGGCCGGTCCGGCGCTGATCCAGCTCGACGACGTCAGCAAGTTCTACGGCAACATCAAGGCGCTGGAGGACGTCTCGCTGGAGGTCCGGGCGGGGGAGATCTCCTGCGTCCTCGGTGACAACGGCGCGGGCAAGTCGACCCTCATCAAGATCATCGCGGGCCTCCACAAGCACGACGCGGGAACCTTCCTCATCGAGGGGCAGGAGACGACCCTCGCCAATCCGCGCGACGCGCTGGACCGGGGCATCGCCACCGTCTACCAGGACCTCGCCGTCGTGCCGCTCATGCCGGTCTGGCGCAACTTCTTCCTGGGCTCGGAGCCGACGAAGGGCACAGGCCCCCTCAAGCGCCTCGACGTCCGTCGGATGCGCGAGACGACGCGTGCGGAACTGCTGCGCATGGGCATCGACCTGCGTGACGTCGACCAGCCCATCGGCACCCTCTCCGGCGGCGAGCGCCAGTGCGTCGCCATCGCCCGCGCCGTGTACTTCGGTGCCAAGGTCCTCGTCCTGGACGAGCCGACCGCGGCGCTCGGCGTCAAGCAGTCGGGGGTCGTCCTCAAGTACGTCGCGGCCGCCAGGGACGCCGGGCTCGGCGTGGTTCTCATCACGCACAACCCGCATCACGCCTATCTGGTCGGCGACCGGTTCGTCCTGCTCAAGCGGGGCGCGATGTCCGGCAGCCACACCAGGGACGACGTCACCCTGGACGAGCTGACCCGCCAGATGGCCGGTGGGAGCGAGCTCGAAGAGCTCAGCCACGAGCTCGAGCGGGCTCCGGCCCCGGACCTCCACGGGCCCCGCCGGACCGGGGAAGACGCCCCTTAA
- a CDS encoding ROK family glucokinase — protein MSTYRDFTHRGSARATVLRTVGTKERRSHLTAPRVPTVGIDIGGTKVMAGVVDADGNILETLRTETPDKSKSPKVVEDTIVELVLDLSDRHDVHAVGIGAAGWVDADRSKVLFAPHLAWRDEPLRDAIASRLVVPVMVDNDANTAAWAEWRFGAGRGEDHLVMITLGTGIGGAILEDGHVKRGKYGVAGEFGHMQVVPGGHRCPCGNRGCWEQYSSGNALVREARELAAADSPVAHGLIERVKGNIPEITGPLITELAREGDAMCVELLQDIGQWLGVGIANLAAALDPSCFVIGGGVSAADDLLIGPARDAFKRHLTGRGYRPEARIAKAQLGPEAGMVGAADLARLVARRFRRTNRRRVERYERYAQFYDQAASTIRNSRGTRSSDD, from the coding sequence ATGAGCACGTACCGCGACTTCACACACCGCGGCTCCGCCCGCGCCACCGTCCTGCGGACCGTCGGCACCAAGGAGAGGCGCTCGCACCTCACGGCGCCCCGCGTCCCCACGGTCGGCATCGACATCGGCGGGACGAAGGTGATGGCGGGCGTCGTGGACGCCGACGGCAACATCCTGGAGACGCTCCGCACGGAGACTCCGGACAAGTCCAAGAGCCCCAAGGTCGTCGAGGACACCATCGTCGAGCTGGTCCTGGACCTCTCCGACCGGCACGACGTGCACGCCGTCGGCATCGGCGCCGCGGGCTGGGTCGACGCGGACCGCTCCAAGGTGCTCTTCGCACCGCACCTCGCCTGGCGCGACGAACCCCTCCGGGACGCCATCGCCTCCCGGCTCGTCGTCCCCGTCATGGTCGACAACGACGCCAACACGGCGGCCTGGGCCGAATGGCGCTTCGGCGCCGGACGCGGCGAGGACCACCTGGTCATGATCACGCTGGGCACGGGCATCGGCGGTGCCATCCTTGAGGACGGCCACGTCAAGCGCGGCAAGTACGGCGTCGCCGGTGAGTTCGGCCACATGCAGGTCGTGCCCGGCGGCCACCGCTGCCCCTGTGGGAACCGCGGCTGCTGGGAGCAGTACAGCTCGGGCAACGCCCTGGTGCGCGAGGCCAGGGAACTGGCCGCGGCGGACTCCCCGGTGGCCCACGGCCTCATCGAGCGGGTCAAGGGCAACATCCCCGAGATCACCGGGCCCCTCATCACCGAACTCGCCCGCGAGGGCGACGCGATGTGCGTGGAGCTGCTCCAGGACATCGGGCAGTGGCTCGGCGTGGGCATCGCCAACCTCGCCGCCGCGCTGGACCCCTCGTGCTTCGTCATCGGCGGCGGGGTCAGCGCTGCCGACGACCTGCTGATCGGTCCGGCCCGGGACGCCTTCAAGCGCCACCTCACGGGCCGCGGCTACCGCCCCGAGGCGCGGATCGCGAAGGCGCAGCTCGGCCCCGAGGCCGGTATGGTCGGTGCCGCCGACCTCGCGCGCCTGGTCGCCCGGCGCTTCCGCCGGACGAACCGCCGCCGGGTCGAGCGCTACGAGCGCTACGCCCAGTTCTACGACCAGGCCGCCAGCACCATCAGGAACTCGCGCGGCACCCGCAGCTCCGACGACTGA
- the pcaDC gene encoding bifunctional 3-oxoadipate enol-lactonase/4-carboxymuconolactone decarboxylase PcaDC → MLQYRFDGPEDAPVLVIGPSLGTTWHMWDRQIPELSQHWRIFRYDLPGHGGAPAHPAAAVSDLADRLLATLDSVGVQRFGYAGCSIGGAVGADLALRHPHRIAALALVAASPRFGTADEFRQRGVIVRSNGLEPIARTSPERWFTPGFAAAQPAIVEWAVQMVRTTDPGCYIASCEALAAFDIRTELSRIGVPTLVLVGADDKVTGPAEARNLVAGIPDARLALVPGASHLAPVEQPAAVTDLLFMHFSTAWQDTLASIPVPPSPAFTAPFAPVVPVAEIASAGELPDASTTGRGDARERGMKVRREVLGDAHVDAATAASDGFTDDFEELLTRYAWGEIWSREGLDRRARSCVTLTAVVASGHLGGLAQHVRAALRNGLTPVEIKEVLLQTAVYCGIPAAGAAFEIAQSVIQEETTPPA, encoded by the coding sequence CTGCTCCAGTACCGCTTCGACGGACCGGAGGACGCCCCCGTCCTCGTCATCGGGCCGTCCCTCGGCACCACCTGGCACATGTGGGACCGCCAGATACCCGAGCTCTCGCAGCACTGGAGGATCTTCCGCTACGACCTGCCCGGCCACGGCGGAGCCCCCGCGCACCCCGCCGCCGCCGTCAGCGACCTCGCCGACCGGCTGCTCGCCACGCTGGACAGCGTCGGCGTCCAGCGCTTCGGTTACGCGGGCTGCTCCATCGGCGGTGCGGTCGGGGCCGACCTCGCCCTGCGCCACCCCCACCGGATCGCCGCGCTCGCGCTCGTCGCCGCCTCACCGCGCTTCGGCACCGCCGACGAGTTCCGGCAGCGCGGGGTGATCGTCCGCAGCAACGGCCTGGAGCCGATCGCCCGCACCTCCCCGGAGCGCTGGTTCACCCCCGGCTTCGCGGCCGCCCAGCCCGCCATCGTCGAGTGGGCCGTCCAGATGGTCCGCACCACCGACCCCGGCTGCTACATCGCCTCCTGCGAGGCCCTGGCCGCCTTCGACATCCGTACGGAACTCTCCCGCATCGGGGTCCCGACGCTCGTGCTCGTGGGAGCGGACGACAAGGTCACCGGCCCCGCCGAGGCCCGGAACCTGGTCGCGGGCATCCCGGACGCCCGTCTCGCCCTCGTGCCCGGAGCCTCGCACCTCGCGCCCGTCGAGCAGCCGGCCGCGGTCACCGACCTGCTGTTCATGCACTTCTCGACGGCCTGGCAGGACACCCTGGCCTCGATCCCCGTCCCGCCGTCCCCCGCCTTCACGGCCCCGTTCGCCCCCGTCGTGCCCGTCGCGGAGATCGCCTCGGCCGGCGAACTGCCCGACGCCTCCACGACGGGCCGCGGCGATGCGCGCGAGCGCGGCATGAAGGTCCGGCGCGAGGTGCTGGGGGACGCCCACGTCGACGCCGCGACGGCCGCGTCCGACGGCTTCACCGACGACTTCGAGGAGCTCCTCACCCGTTACGCCTGGGGGGAGATCTGGTCCAGGGAGGGCCTCGACCGCCGCGCCCGCAGCTGTGTCACCCTCACCGCCGTCGTCGCCTCCGGCCACCTCGGCGGGCTCGCCCAGCACGTCAGGGCGGCCCTGCGCAACGGGCTCACCCCCGTCGAGATCAAGGAAGTCCTGCTCCAGACCGCCGTCTACTGCGGCATTCCGGCGGCCGGTGCCGCGTTCGAGATCGCGCAGTCCGTCATCCAGGAGGAAACCACCCCGCCCGCGTAG
- a CDS encoding MBL fold metallo-hydrolase — MNASPLTLTKKTHSCVRLERDGQSLVIDPGGFTEDDALVGADAILVTHEHPDHFDEARLRAALEADPGLRLWTLRSVAERLSTAFPGRVHTVGHGDGFAAAGFDVQVHGELHAVIHPDIPRITNIGFLVDGSVFHPGDALTVPDRPVDTLMLPVMAPWNKISEVIDYVREVKPRRAIDIHDALLTDLARPIYDTQIGSLGGTDHGRLTPGDATRL; from the coding sequence ATGAACGCTTCGCCTCTGACGCTCACCAAGAAGACCCACTCGTGCGTCCGCCTGGAGCGGGACGGGCAGTCGCTCGTGATCGACCCGGGCGGGTTCACCGAGGACGACGCCCTCGTCGGTGCCGACGCGATCCTGGTGACGCACGAACACCCGGACCACTTCGACGAGGCGCGCCTGCGTGCCGCACTCGAGGCCGATCCGGGACTGCGGCTGTGGACCCTGCGCAGTGTGGCCGAGCGACTGTCCACCGCGTTCCCGGGACGGGTGCACACCGTGGGGCACGGCGACGGCTTCGCCGCCGCCGGATTCGACGTACAGGTGCACGGCGAACTGCACGCGGTGATCCACCCGGACATTCCCAGGATCACCAACATCGGCTTCCTCGTGGACGGTTCGGTCTTCCATCCCGGCGACGCGCTCACCGTGCCGGACCGGCCGGTGGACACGCTGATGCTGCCGGTGATGGCCCCCTGGAACAAGATCTCGGAGGTCATCGACTACGTACGCGAGGTCAAGCCGCGCCGAGCCATCGACATCCACGACGCGCTGCTCACCGATCTCGCCCGCCCGATCTACGACACGCAGATCGGATCGCTGGGCGGCACGGACCACGGGCGGCTGACACCGGGCGACGCGACCCGTCTCTGA
- a CDS encoding exodeoxyribonuclease III — MRIATWNVNSITARLPRLLAWLESSGTDVLCIQETKCTLEQFPAEALREAGYESAVNATGRWNGVALLSRVGLADVVTGLPGGPDYEGVQEPRAVSATCGPVRVWSVYVPNGREVAHEHYGYKLRWLEALREAVAGDAAGALPFAVLGDYNIAPTDEDVWDPAVFEGATHVTPAERDALAALREQGLSDVVPRPLKYDRPYSYWDYRQLAFPKNRGMRIDLVYGNAPFAAAVKDSYVDREERKGKGASDHAPVVVDLDV; from the coding sequence ATGCGCATCGCCACCTGGAACGTCAACTCGATCACCGCCCGGCTTCCCAGGCTCCTGGCCTGGCTGGAGAGCAGCGGCACCGACGTGCTGTGCATCCAGGAGACCAAGTGCACGCTCGAACAGTTCCCCGCCGAAGCCCTGCGCGAGGCGGGTTACGAGTCCGCGGTCAACGCCACGGGCCGGTGGAACGGCGTGGCGCTGCTCTCCCGGGTGGGCCTCGCCGACGTCGTGACCGGCCTGCCCGGCGGCCCCGACTACGAGGGCGTGCAGGAGCCGAGGGCGGTCTCGGCGACCTGCGGGCCCGTCCGTGTCTGGTCCGTCTACGTGCCCAACGGCCGCGAGGTCGCCCACGAGCACTACGGCTACAAGCTGCGCTGGCTCGAAGCCCTGCGGGAGGCCGTCGCGGGGGACGCGGCGGGAGCGCTGCCCTTCGCCGTCCTCGGCGACTACAACATCGCGCCCACCGACGAGGACGTCTGGGACCCGGCCGTCTTCGAGGGGGCCACTCATGTCACCCCCGCCGAGCGGGACGCGCTCGCCGCACTCCGCGAGCAGGGGCTCTCGGACGTGGTGCCGCGCCCCCTCAAGTACGACCGCCCGTACTCCTACTGGGACTACCGACAGCTCGCCTTCCCGAAGAACAGGGGCATGCGCATCGACCTGGTCTACGGCAACGCCCCCTTCGCGGCGGCGGTCAAGGACAGTTACGTCGACCGCGAGGAGCGCAAGGGCAAGGGAGCGTCCGACCACGCCCCGGTGGTCGTCGACCTCGACGTCTGA
- a CDS encoding glutaredoxin domain-containing protein, with translation MAEDRDGMVVHWRPGCPYCMKLRLRLRFSGLTYTEVNIWRDEDAAAFVRSVADGNETVPTVTVAGYSMVNPSKREVMRAVAERAPHLLRTKPAP, from the coding sequence ATGGCAGAGGACCGCGACGGCATGGTCGTCCACTGGCGGCCCGGTTGTCCCTACTGCATGAAGCTGCGGCTGCGCCTCCGCTTCTCCGGGCTGACCTACACCGAGGTGAACATCTGGCGCGACGAGGACGCGGCGGCCTTCGTCCGCTCGGTCGCCGACGGCAACGAGACGGTGCCCACGGTCACCGTCGCGGGGTATTCCATGGTCAACCCCTCCAAGCGCGAGGTGATGCGGGCCGTCGCGGAACGCGCGCCGCATCTGCTGCGCACGAAACCGGCTCCGTAG
- a CDS encoding SDR family NAD(P)-dependent oxidoreductase, whose protein sequence is MTSQNYLSELFSLEGKVALVTGGSSGIGRGIAGALAHAGARVVVVARREAELERTVEELTAEGCRAAWVSADLGTSEGVRTAAEASAAAFGEPDILVNSAGINLRPPMSELEEDVWDTTMTVNLKAPYLLGRRFGPGMAERGFGRIIHITSQQAHRAFVQSGAYGVSKGALESLARSQAEAWSPHGVTCNTLVPGFVMTPLNARLSSDPERVAALAARTMVGRNGLAADFAGAAVFLASAASAYVTGQSLFVDGGFSVH, encoded by the coding sequence ATGACCTCGCAGAACTATCTCTCCGAACTCTTCTCGCTGGAGGGCAAAGTCGCCCTGGTGACCGGCGGCAGCTCCGGCATCGGCCGCGGCATCGCCGGTGCGCTCGCGCACGCGGGCGCGCGTGTGGTGGTCGTGGCGCGCCGGGAGGCGGAGCTGGAACGGACCGTGGAGGAACTCACCGCCGAAGGGTGCCGGGCGGCATGGGTGAGTGCGGACCTCGGGACGAGTGAAGGGGTCCGGACCGCGGCGGAGGCGTCGGCGGCCGCCTTCGGCGAGCCCGACATCCTCGTGAACTCCGCGGGCATCAATCTGCGTCCCCCGATGAGCGAGTTGGAGGAGGACGTCTGGGACACCACGATGACGGTCAACCTCAAGGCGCCCTACCTGCTCGGACGGCGCTTCGGTCCCGGCATGGCCGAGCGGGGGTTCGGCCGCATCATCCACATCACGTCGCAGCAGGCGCACCGCGCCTTCGTGCAGAGCGGCGCGTACGGCGTCTCGAAGGGCGCGCTGGAATCGCTGGCGCGTTCGCAGGCCGAGGCCTGGTCACCGCACGGCGTCACCTGCAACACACTGGTGCCGGGTTTCGTCATGACCCCGCTCAACGCGCGGCTGTCGTCGGACCCGGAACGGGTGGCCGCGCTGGCCGCCCGCACCATGGTGGGCCGCAACGGGCTCGCGGCGGACTTCGCGGGCGCCGCCGTGTTCCTGGCGAGCGCCGCCTCGGCCTATGTGACAGGCCAGTCCCTCTTCGTCGACGGCGGATTCTCCGTGCACTGA
- a CDS encoding DUF4352 domain-containing protein: MSHQEPQPGRSQQPDGGPLPQAPQRPRRQEGRRAGRIVGFSCLGVVGLVLVFAIGSAALLGGGEDPAPRGPEPAATASAAAAGNDSDAEPEGQATSRPAAGPVTLAVTRTGFHGSALADGTDYTSVRVTVTNNGGTVIGVDPLYFSLTGTDGSKHPAEPAVDENRIATVELAPGENVTGTVTGKGTFTPAYVTFVDGIGGGSVRGEVR, translated from the coding sequence ATGTCGCATCAGGAGCCGCAGCCCGGCCGTTCGCAGCAGCCGGACGGAGGTCCGCTGCCACAGGCGCCTCAGCGGCCCCGTCGGCAGGAAGGACGGCGTGCAGGGAGGATCGTCGGCTTCAGCTGCCTCGGAGTCGTCGGGCTCGTCCTCGTCTTCGCCATCGGCAGTGCGGCCCTGCTCGGAGGCGGCGAGGACCCCGCACCGCGCGGCCCCGAGCCGGCCGCCACCGCTTCCGCCGCCGCGGCGGGCAACGACAGCGACGCGGAGCCGGAGGGGCAGGCGACGTCCCGTCCCGCCGCCGGGCCCGTCACCCTCGCGGTGACGAGAACCGGCTTCCACGGCAGCGCCCTCGCCGACGGCACCGACTACACGAGCGTGCGGGTGACGGTCACGAACAACGGAGGGACCGTCATCGGCGTCGACCCTCTGTACTTCTCCCTCACGGGCACCGACGGCAGCAAGCACCCTGCCGAACCCGCCGTGGACGAGAACCGGATCGCCACGGTCGAGCTTGCACCCGGTGAGAACGTGACGGGCACCGTGACGGGGAAGGGTACGTTCACGCCCGCCTACGTGACGTTTGTCGACGGCATCGGCGGCGGCAGCGTCCGCGGCGAAGTGCGCTGA